A single Cygnus atratus isolate AKBS03 ecotype Queensland, Australia chromosome 11, CAtr_DNAZoo_HiC_assembly, whole genome shotgun sequence DNA region contains:
- the MPHOSPH10 gene encoding U3 small nucleolar ribonucleoprotein protein MPP10: MAARSGLEAALRVAGAAAARPEQFLSVQDGLAAEFRALTKTLYDLNKALGSNIVRGSPLKELVIENFDEEQIWQQLELQNNAILDFFKKSIARDANDKDLCLVSDREDDGSDAEASSDNELEDIMEAETEQENVSTKQETKAKEKQSKPKETITQKYSDEDSDVDFDIDALEEQTKIAKETTLKKKGRKSVVDDKFFKLAEMEAFLEHAEKENREREEEEEDDINYFEDIISDDEEEEPEETKVKSIKSSRDLTYKDFFDPVDDNDDLVANGVEDDQEEEVDSAIEKENEENMSEVEDINEMMENVRGKKASSKVTFRLPDDSETEDGTDMQLEKSIDPGEIKSSFEKRQEKMSEKIKSLEEELLEEKPWQLKGEVTGQKRPENSLLEETILFDHAVRMAPVITEETTFQLEDIIKQRILDEAWDDVEPKEKPKEDAFEYKKRITLDHEKSKLSLAEIYEQEYLKLHQQKTEEEENPEHKEIQEMMDLLFLQLDALCNFHFTPKPPVPEVKIVSNLPAITMEEVAPVAVSDAALLAPEEIKEKNKAGDVKTDAEKTSTDKKRERRKKKLRKRIKLREKEKRQKLLEKTKPEQGIKLSKKAAAAKLKKLTKEGKATLLKDEGKDKALKSSQAFFSQLQDQVKMQVKDANKLKKKQKKQKEVSVHKLKL, translated from the exons ATGGCGGCGCGCAGCGGGCTGGAGGCCGCGCTGAGGGTGGCGGGCGCTGCCGCCGCGCGGCCCGAGCAGTTCCTGAG TGTACAAGATGGGCTGGCTGCTGAGTTCAGAGCGTTAACAAAGACTCTATACGATTTAAATAAAGCTCTGGGAAGCAATATAGTTCGTGGGAGCCCTCTAAAAGAGCTGGTGATAGAAAATTTTGATGAAGAACAGATTTGGCAACAACTAGAGCTCCAGAATAATGCAATTCTTGATTTCTTCAAGAAATCCATTGCAAGGGATGCCAACGATAAAGATCTTTGCCTTGTCTCAGACCGGGAAGATGATGGCTCTGATGCAGAGGCTAGCAGTGATAATGAATTGGAAGACATAATGGAAGCAGAAACTGAACAGGAGAATGTTtctacaaaacaagaaactaaagctaaagaaaagcaaagtaaaccCAAAGAAACCATAACGCAGAAGTACAGTGATGAGGATTCTGATGTTGACTTTGATATTGATGCACTAGAAGAACAAACTAAAATAGCAAAGGAAACaacgctgaaaaaaaaaggaaggaaatctgTAGTGGATGACAAGTTTTTCAAGCTGGCTGAGATGGAAGCTTTTTTAGAAcatgcagagaaggaaaatagggagagggaggaggaggaggaagacgaTATCAATTACTTTGAAGACATCATCTCGGATGATGAGGAAGAGGAACCTGAAGAAACCAAAGTCAAA TCAATTAAAAGTTCTAGAGACCTGACGTACAAAGACTTCTTTGATCCTGTTGATGACAATGATGACTTAGTAGCTAATGGTGTTGAAGATGATCAGGAAGAGGAAGTAGACAGTGCTATTgaaaaggagaatgaagaaaacatgtcTGA ggTGGAGGATATTAATGAGATGATGGAAAATGTGAGAGGTAAAAAGGCCTCTTCAAAAGTTACTTTTAGATTGCCAGACGATAGTGAAACTGAAGATGGTACTGACATGCAATTAGAGAAGAGCATTGATCCCGGTGAAATAAAGTCATCTTTtgaaaagagacaggaaaag atgagtgaaaaaataaaaagtttagaAGAAGAGTTGTTAGAAGAGAAACCTTGGCAGCTTAAAGGAGAAGTGACTGGACAAAAAAGACCGGAAAATAGCCTTTTGGAGGAAACAATACTCTTTGATCATGCAGTCCGAATGG cTCCTGTGATCACAGAAGAAACTACTTTTCAGCTTGAAGATATCATTAAACAGAGAATATTGGATGAG GCATGGGACGATGTAGAACCGAAAGAAAAACCAAAAGAGGATGCCTTTGAATACAAGAAGCGTATCACTTTGGACCATGAAAAAAGTAAACTGAGTCTTGCTGAGATCTATGAGCAAGAATACTTGAAACTTCACCAG CAAaaaactgaagaggaagaaaatcctgAACACAAAGAAATTCAGGAAATGATGGATTTGCTCTTCCTGCAACTGGATGCGCTTTGTAATTTCCACTTCACACCCAAACCA cCTGTGCCAGAAGTGAAAATAGTTTCAAACCTGCCAGCTATCACTATGGAAGAAGTAGCACCTGTTGCTGTTAGTGATGCTGCTCTCTTAGCACCAGAGGAGATCAAg gaaaagaacaaagctggtgatgtaaaaacagatgcagaaaagaCTTCCACAGACAAAAAACGAGAgcgaagaaagaaaaagcttcgTAAACGTATAAAGctaagggaaaaagagaaacgTCAAAAGCTTCTTGAAAAGACAAAACCGGAGCAAGGCATAAAACTCAGcaaaaaagctgctgcagcaaaattGAAAAAGCTTACAAAAGAAGGCAAAGCAACTCTGCTCAAG
- the MCEE gene encoding methylmalonyl-CoA epimerase, mitochondrial — MAACGRRAAAGLLTRLQTSALMIRTLASSHSFSQNIPSSLWKLGRLNHVAIAVPDLEKAQSLYKDVLGAQVSETVALPEHGVYTVFVELGNTKLELLHPLGEKSPITSFLQKNKTGGMHHICIEVDDIKAAMAELKKKKIRILSEEPKIGAHGKPVIFLHPKDCHGVLVELEQA; from the exons ATGGCGGCctgcgggcggcgggcggcggccg ggcttcTTACCAGATTGCAGACTTCAGCTCTTATGATACGAACTTTAGCATCATCGCattctttttctcaaaacatTCCAAGCTCTTTGTGGAAACTGGGCCGACTTAATCATGTAGCAATTGCAGTGCCTGATTTGGAGAAAGCTCAGTCCTTGTATAAAGATGTGTTAGGAGCACAGGTGAGCGAGACTGTAGCTCTGCCTGAACATGGTGTCTACACTGTTTTTGTGGAGCTGGGAAATACAAAGCTGGAACTTCTACACCCTTTAGGAGAGAAAAGTCCCATTACAAGTTTTCTGCAAAAGAACAAGACTGGAGGAATGCATCATATCTGCATTGAG gTTGATGACATAAAAGCAGCTATggcagaactgaagaaaaaaaagattcgAATACTGAGTGAAGAGCCAAAAATAGGTGCACATGGCAAACCCGTGATTTTTCTTCACCCTAAAGATTGCCATGGAGTCCTTGTGGAACTTGAACAAGCCTGA